A single Novosphingobium sp. SL115 DNA region contains:
- a CDS encoding Lrp/AsnC family transcriptional regulator, whose amino-acid sequence MSDDKPQRRPRGSGFDDIDRRIIEVLARDGRAQSTTIGEELGLSGNLVANRIRAMDAGGLMRVVAVSDFRIHGYRMVARIRLMVSGRPPADVARELAAREDVLSVHITSGRYPVSCLYAFRNAREMIEAVRQATADLAGVDDVDVELVNNVYRYVPAVGPLGI is encoded by the coding sequence TTGAGCGACGACAAACCGCAACGCCGCCCGCGCGGCTCCGGCTTCGACGATATCGACCGCCGCATCATCGAAGTGCTTGCCCGCGATGGCCGTGCGCAGAGCACGACCATTGGCGAGGAACTGGGCCTTTCGGGCAACCTTGTGGCCAACCGCATACGCGCGATGGATGCGGGCGGCCTGATGCGCGTGGTGGCCGTTTCGGACTTCCGCATCCACGGTTATCGCATGGTCGCACGCATTCGGCTGATGGTCAGCGGGCGTCCGCCGGCCGACGTGGCGCGCGAACTGGCGGCGCGCGAAGATGTGCTGTCGGTCCACATCACATCGGGCCGCTACCCGGTGTCGTGCCTTTATGCCTTCCGCAACGCGCGCGAAATGATCGAGGCGGTGCGGCAAGCCACGGCAGACCTTGCCGGGGTTGACGATGTGGACGTCGAACTTGTCAACAACGTCTATCGTTATGTCCCGGCTGTCGGGCCGCTCGGAATCTGA
- a CDS encoding Lrp/AsnC family transcriptional regulator has protein sequence MPVEQPEFPATDQLDRDIARMLAEDARLSFRKIAADLGVTEGTVRGRVKRLQNAGLLKLIPILDIDRAREEGTSDQGGDHTQHMMFVTVKCASGKLDQVRRGLLALPQVSALYDANAAPRLVAVCILGNLREAADLTDKVIALDGIREVETELVLQTLKYNAAIAPIATVSDSRSSANIAQ, from the coding sequence ATGCCGGTCGAGCAGCCAGAATTTCCCGCCACCGACCAGTTGGACCGCGATATCGCGCGGATGCTGGCCGAGGACGCGCGCCTTTCCTTCCGCAAGATTGCGGCAGACCTCGGCGTTACCGAAGGCACCGTGCGCGGCCGCGTAAAGCGCCTGCAGAACGCCGGCCTGCTCAAACTGATCCCCATTCTGGACATTGATCGCGCGCGTGAAGAAGGGACCAGCGATCAGGGTGGCGATCATACCCAGCACATGATGTTCGTTACCGTGAAGTGCGCCAGCGGCAAACTGGATCAGGTGCGGCGCGGCCTGCTGGCCCTGCCGCAAGTCAGCGCGCTTTATGATGCCAATGCCGCGCCGCGCCTGGTTGCGGTGTGTATCCTTGGCAACTTGCGCGAAGCTGCCGACCTGACCGACAAGGTGATCGCGCTTGATGGTATTCGCGAGGTAGAGACAGAGCTTGTCCTGCAGACGTTGAAATACAACGCCGCCATTGCCCCTATCGCCACGGTTTCAGATTCGCGCTCATCAGCGAACATTGCACAATAG
- a CDS encoding steroid Delta-isomerase, protein MSRVPTQAAMKATLQAYVDRINAGDAAGVTALFAPDAVIEDPIGSEPRTGKAIAAWFADTVAYQTRITPVAPHRGSHGDEALVVFDVDFTPPDGQRLRIRSADACKFDAEGRIIGLRAFWGPDDIGPVA, encoded by the coding sequence ATGAGCCGCGTTCCCACGCAAGCTGCGATGAAGGCCACGCTGCAGGCTTATGTCGACCGTATCAACGCGGGCGACGCTGCGGGGGTGACGGCGCTGTTTGCGCCCGATGCGGTTATTGAAGATCCCATCGGATCGGAACCCCGCACTGGGAAAGCCATTGCCGCATGGTTCGCAGACACCGTTGCCTACCAGACTCGCATTACCCCGGTTGCACCCCATCGCGGTTCGCATGGTGATGAAGCGCTAGTGGTGTTCGATGTCGACTTTACCCCGCCGGATGGACAGCGACTTCGCATCCGTTCTGCCGATGCCTGCAAATTTGATGCAGAAGGTCGAATTATCGGCCTGCGCGCATTCTGGGGACCGGATGACATTGGCCCCGTAGCTTGA
- a CDS encoding SDR family NAD(P)-dependent oxidoreductase, whose protein sequence is MQRFNGKVALVTGAASGIGRAAAIRFAQEGARVFCADLNLAGAEAVAAEIGNGAVAVQVDVADYASNQAMVAKVMAEAGALDVAFLNAGLYGAAEGLDTVDEALFDRLIAVNLKGAFNGIKAVQPVIAQGGAVVVTASAAGVVGHPGNPAYGAAKHGVVGLVKSCVDAFAARGARINALCPGGVETPLIGAPDVAMVDPQSLSRVPLRGMGSAQHVAEVALWLCSPAAGFITGQAQVLDAALLSTFAPVMLPVGP, encoded by the coding sequence ATGCAGCGTTTCAATGGAAAAGTGGCGCTGGTCACCGGCGCGGCATCGGGCATTGGCCGCGCGGCGGCGATCCGCTTTGCACAAGAAGGCGCACGCGTGTTCTGCGCAGATCTCAACCTTGCGGGAGCCGAAGCGGTTGCGGCGGAGATCGGCAATGGCGCGGTTGCCGTGCAGGTGGACGTTGCCGACTACGCCAGCAATCAGGCGATGGTCGCCAAAGTCATGGCAGAGGCGGGCGCGCTGGACGTGGCGTTCCTCAACGCCGGGCTGTATGGCGCGGCAGAGGGATTGGACACTGTGGATGAGGCGCTGTTCGACCGGCTAATCGCGGTCAATCTGAAGGGTGCATTCAACGGGATCAAGGCGGTTCAACCGGTCATCGCGCAAGGCGGGGCCGTGGTGGTCACCGCGTCGGCGGCGGGCGTGGTCGGTCATCCCGGCAACCCCGCCTATGGCGCGGCAAAGCATGGCGTGGTGGGGCTGGTGAAGTCCTGCGTCGATGCCTTTGCAGCACGCGGCGCGCGGATCAACGCGCTGTGTCCGGGCGGTGTGGAAACACCCCTGATCGGCGCGCCCGATGTGGCGATGGTGGACCCGCAAAGTCTGTCGCGCGTGCCGTTGCGCGGCATGGGCAGCGCGCAACATGTAGCCGAAGTGGCGCTATGGCTGTGCAGCCCCGCCGCCGGTTTCATCACCGGACAGGCGCAGGTTCTGGACGCAGCGCTGCTGTCCACTTTCGCCCCGGTCATGCTGCCGGTTGGCCCCTGA
- a CDS encoding FadD3 family acyl-CoA ligase, with protein sequence MTDAMGDWPRTIPGAAKAAAEQWPDVPGLIVGDRTWTFAELWADARSSASAMLASGVGHGDRIAIWAPNTREWILAALGAQTVGATIVPMNTRFKGHEAADILRRARAKLLFAPADFLNQDYATLIAGEDLPDLAETIHLDRDFEAFVARGKGPDDPAVDAVFAQVSPDDICDIIFTSGTTGRPKGALTAHCQATQIFGDWAVRVDLRPGDRYLIVNPFFHTFGYKAGWSACLVRGATIVPMATFDVGAMVRQIEENRITFIPGPPTIYQSLLQELAGDKPRDFSSLRVAVTGAAPVPPVLVERMRAELGMSNIVNGYGMTECGCIAMTRQGDSAETIANTCGYPLPGTQVRCVGEDGQDMPTGEAGELWVRGQGVMRGYLDDPAATAEAIDAEGWLHTGDIGTIDAKGYLKITDRKKDMFICGGFNVYPAEIEAILSKHPAIAQAAVIGIPDERMGELGKAFVVLRAGSEAPSEADLIAWSRDNMANYKVPRTFAILPELPRNAAGKVLKTDLR encoded by the coding sequence ATGACCGATGCGATGGGCGACTGGCCCCGCACGATTCCCGGCGCGGCCAAGGCTGCGGCGGAGCAATGGCCCGATGTGCCGGGATTGATCGTCGGGGATCGGACCTGGACCTTTGCCGAACTGTGGGCCGATGCCCGCAGTTCTGCGTCGGCCATGCTGGCCAGCGGCGTCGGCCACGGGGATCGAATTGCGATCTGGGCACCCAACACGCGTGAATGGATTCTCGCCGCGCTGGGTGCGCAGACGGTCGGTGCCACCATCGTGCCCATGAACACCCGCTTCAAGGGGCACGAGGCAGCAGACATCCTGCGCCGGGCGCGGGCGAAGTTGTTGTTTGCCCCGGCAGACTTTCTCAATCAGGACTATGCCACGCTGATTGCGGGCGAAGACCTGCCCGACCTTGCCGAAACGATCCATCTCGACCGCGATTTCGAGGCTTTCGTCGCGCGCGGAAAGGGGCCGGACGATCCCGCAGTGGATGCCGTTTTCGCGCAGGTCAGCCCGGACGATATCTGCGATATCATCTTCACATCCGGCACTACCGGGCGGCCCAAGGGCGCACTGACCGCGCATTGTCAGGCCACGCAGATCTTTGGCGACTGGGCGGTGCGCGTCGATCTGCGGCCCGGTGACCGCTACCTGATCGTCAATCCGTTCTTCCATACCTTCGGCTACAAGGCTGGCTGGTCTGCCTGCCTCGTGCGGGGTGCTACCATCGTGCCAATGGCGACGTTCGATGTGGGCGCGATGGTGCGCCAGATCGAAGAAAACCGCATCACCTTCATCCCCGGTCCGCCAACTATCTATCAATCGCTGTTGCAGGAACTGGCGGGCGACAAACCGCGCGACTTTTCCTCGTTGCGCGTTGCCGTGACCGGTGCAGCGCCCGTGCCACCGGTTCTGGTAGAGCGGATGCGGGCGGAACTTGGCATGTCGAACATCGTCAACGGATACGGCATGACCGAATGTGGCTGCATCGCCATGACCCGGCAGGGCGATAGTGCCGAAACCATTGCCAACACCTGCGGCTACCCGCTGCCCGGCACACAAGTGCGTTGCGTGGGCGAGGACGGGCAAGACATGCCGACAGGTGAGGCGGGCGAACTCTGGGTGCGTGGCCAAGGCGTGATGCGCGGCTACCTTGATGATCCTGCGGCCACGGCTGAGGCGATAGACGCCGAAGGCTGGCTGCACACCGGCGATATCGGCACGATCGATGCCAAAGGCTATCTCAAGATCACCGACCGCAAGAAAGACATGTTCATTTGCGGCGGCTTCAACGTCTATCCCGCTGAAATCGAAGCAATCCTTTCCAAGCATCCGGCGATTGCACAGGCTGCCGTCATCGGCATTCCCGACGAACGCATGGGCGAGCTGGGCAAGGCCTTCGTCGTACTGCGGGCAGGGTCCGAAGCGCCGAGCGAGGCAGACCTCATTGCGTGGTCGCGCGACAATATGGCCAATTACAAGGTGCCGCGCACCTTTGCGATCCTACCCGAACTGCCAAGGAACGCCGCGGGCAAAGTGCTGAAAACGGACCTGCGCTAA
- a CDS encoding acetyl-CoA C-acyltransferase, translating to MREAAIVSTARTGVGKAYRGAFNDTEAPVLSAHVVNAALDRAGIDPARVDDVYLGVGNHWNTQSYNLGRLTVHGSKLPDTTAGFTLDRKCSSGLNAIALAARGIICNEIDVAVAGGMESISLTINKHAPQFRNRSEFIKAADPYAYMAMIETAEIVAERYGVSREAQDRFAALSQERASAAQAAGKFDDEIVPITVTKALFDKEGNETGKEEVTLAKDEGVRAGTTYEALAGLKPVFKNGQVIAEGKHVTAGNASQLSDGASAQVLMDLDTARAEGRPVLGIYRGFQVAGCGADEMGIGPVFAIPKLLDRAGLKIDDIGLFEINEAFASQAVYCQQKLEIDPDKLNVNGGGIAIGHPFGMTGSRLVGHALIEGKRRGVKYVVVSMCVAGGMGAAGLFEVA from the coding sequence ATGCGCGAAGCCGCCATCGTTTCCACCGCCCGCACTGGCGTCGGCAAAGCCTATCGCGGCGCCTTCAACGATACCGAAGCCCCGGTGCTTTCGGCCCATGTGGTCAATGCTGCGCTGGACCGTGCGGGCATCGATCCGGCGCGGGTGGATGACGTCTATCTTGGTGTCGGCAACCACTGGAACACGCAAAGCTACAACCTTGGCCGCCTGACGGTGCATGGATCGAAGCTGCCCGATACCACGGCGGGTTTCACGCTGGACCGCAAGTGTTCATCAGGCCTCAATGCCATCGCGCTCGCTGCGCGGGGCATCATCTGCAACGAAATCGACGTGGCCGTGGCGGGCGGCATGGAAAGCATTTCGCTGACCATCAACAAACACGCGCCGCAATTCCGCAACCGGTCGGAATTCATCAAGGCAGCAGACCCTTACGCCTATATGGCGATGATCGAGACGGCGGAGATCGTTGCCGAACGCTATGGCGTGAGCCGCGAGGCGCAGGACCGCTTTGCCGCGCTTTCACAAGAACGCGCCTCTGCCGCGCAGGCCGCAGGCAAGTTCGATGACGAGATCGTGCCAATCACGGTGACGAAGGCGCTGTTCGACAAGGAAGGCAACGAAACCGGCAAGGAGGAAGTGACTCTTGCCAAGGATGAAGGCGTGCGCGCTGGCACCACCTATGAAGCGCTGGCAGGGTTGAAGCCGGTGTTCAAAAACGGGCAGGTGATAGCCGAAGGCAAGCATGTGACTGCTGGCAATGCATCGCAGCTTTCCGATGGCGCATCGGCGCAAGTGCTGATGGATCTTGATACCGCGCGCGCCGAAGGCCGACCGGTGCTGGGCATCTATCGCGGGTTTCAGGTGGCGGGTTGCGGTGCGGATGAAATGGGCATCGGTCCGGTCTTCGCCATTCCCAAGCTGCTCGACCGGGCAGGGCTGAAGATCGACGATATCGGCCTGTTCGAAATCAACGAAGCCTTCGCCAGTCAGGCCGTCTATTGCCAGCAGAAGCTTGAGATCGACCCTGACAAGCTGAACGTCAACGGCGGCGGTATCGCCATCGGCCATCCCTTCGGGATGACAGGATCGCGGCTTGTCGGCCACGCACTGATCGAAGGCAAGCGGCGTGGTGTGAAATACGTGGTCGTTTCGATGTGCGTGGCGGGCGGCATGGGCGCTGCCGGCCTGTTCGAAGTCGCCTGA
- a CDS encoding steroid Delta-isomerase: MPDPKAMEAAVHEYVAAFDANAPERVIALFAESASVEDPVGSPPHVGHDAIRAFYTASMQTGAKLKLDGPVRIAGDYAAFAFNVHLHWDGTDKRVDVIDTFRFDDAGKVIEMRAYFGPTNMHGFA; the protein is encoded by the coding sequence ATGCCCGATCCAAAAGCAATGGAAGCCGCCGTTCACGAATATGTCGCCGCGTTCGATGCAAATGCGCCCGAACGGGTGATCGCGCTTTTTGCCGAAAGTGCCAGCGTTGAAGACCCGGTGGGCAGCCCGCCGCATGTCGGCCACGATGCAATCCGCGCATTCTACACCGCATCGATGCAGACCGGCGCAAAGCTGAAGCTGGATGGGCCGGTGCGGATTGCAGGCGATTACGCCGCCTTCGCCTTCAACGTCCACCTGCACTGGGACGGAACCGACAAGCGCGTCGATGTGATCGACACGTTCCGGTTCGACGATGCGGGTAAGGTTATCGAAATGCGGGCCTATTTCGGCCCGACCAACATGCACGGATTTGCCTGA
- a CDS encoding MaoC family dehydratase: protein MPVVFEKPADLIGKEGTKLAPTEWLAIEQDRVDGFAQVTGDHQWIHVDVERAKAGPFGGTIAHGYLTMSLVNYFLPQLIEVRGFAHAVNVGADRLRFLSPVKVGARIRGAGDIVSVEEVKGAIQSVVRVTIEIEGQDRPACVLDTISRYFPE from the coding sequence GTGCCGGTTGTGTTCGAAAAGCCCGCCGACCTGATCGGCAAGGAGGGCACGAAGCTGGCGCCGACCGAGTGGCTGGCCATAGAGCAGGACCGCGTTGACGGCTTTGCGCAAGTGACCGGCGATCATCAGTGGATTCACGTCGATGTGGAACGCGCGAAAGCCGGGCCATTCGGCGGCACCATCGCGCACGGCTATCTGACGATGAGCCTCGTCAACTATTTCCTGCCGCAACTGATCGAAGTGCGCGGGTTCGCCCATGCGGTGAATGTGGGCGCAGATCGGCTGCGGTTCCTTTCACCCGTAAAAGTCGGCGCCCGCATTCGCGGCGCTGGCGATATCGTCTCGGTAGAAGAGGTAAAGGGCGCGATCCAGTCTGTCGTGCGCGTAACTATCGAGATCGAGGGACAGGACAGACCCGCTTGCGTGCTCGATACCATCAGCCGCTATTTTCCGGAGTGA
- a CDS encoding SDR family oxidoreductase, with translation MTVPVPAYPTPLGMLKGKTVVVTAAAGTGIGFAVAKRAAEEGARVLISDFHERRLGEAADRIAAEVGCERPATFVCDVTSEEAVQGLRDAALAALGKVDVLINNAGLGGEVDVVDMTDDQWNRVIDVTLTSLFRMTRAFLPAMYAQKSGVMVNNASVLGWRAQKGQAHYAAAKAGVMAFTRCAALEAADHGVRINAVAPSLAMHPFLAKVTTEKRLAELVKTEAYGRPAEVWEVANVMLFLASDLSSYMTGEIVPVSSQRA, from the coding sequence ATGACTGTTCCCGTCCCTGCCTACCCCACGCCATTGGGAATGCTGAAAGGCAAGACCGTGGTGGTTACCGCTGCCGCTGGCACCGGCATCGGTTTTGCCGTGGCCAAGCGTGCGGCCGAAGAAGGCGCGCGCGTGCTTATCAGCGATTTTCACGAGCGTCGTCTGGGCGAAGCGGCAGACCGCATCGCCGCCGAAGTCGGTTGCGAACGCCCCGCCACGTTCGTCTGCGATGTGACCAGCGAAGAGGCGGTGCAGGGGTTGCGTGATGCTGCACTGGCGGCGCTGGGCAAGGTCGATGTCCTCATAAACAACGCTGGCCTTGGTGGCGAGGTGGATGTCGTGGACATGACCGACGATCAATGGAACCGCGTGATCGACGTCACGCTGACCAGCCTGTTTCGTATGACCCGCGCGTTCCTGCCCGCGATGTATGCGCAAAAGTCTGGCGTTATGGTCAACAACGCCTCCGTGCTCGGCTGGCGCGCACAAAAGGGGCAGGCCCACTATGCCGCTGCCAAGGCGGGCGTCATGGCCTTTACCCGCTGCGCTGCGCTGGAAGCGGCGGACCATGGCGTGCGCATCAACGCGGTTGCACCCAGCCTTGCCATGCACCCGTTTCTGGCCAAAGTGACGACCGAGAAACGCCTTGCCGAACTGGTCAAGACCGAAGCCTATGGCCGCCCCGCCGAAGTGTGGGAAGTGGCCAACGTCATGCTGTTTCTGGCCAGCGACCTGTCATCCTACATGACCGGCGAGATTGTGCCGGTATCGAGCCAGAGGGCCTGA
- a CDS encoding acyl-CoA dehydrogenase family protein produces MKLGFSAQDEAFRAECAGWLQAQMTGPFADIRGIPNLCDAIPRRKEWEQQLAAHKWSCIGWPVQWGGRDATLAQQVIFAEEYARAGAPNRINHIGVELAGPTILAFGTEEQKARYLPGIAAGTQIWCQGYSEPNAGSDLANVKTKARLEDGQWPNGQWIVNGQKVWTSLAHYSDMIFVVARSEEGSVGPKGLSFLLMDMDQPGIEVRPIRQMNGEAEFNETFLTDARCAADAMLGARGDGWKVAMALLAFERGVSTLGQQMQFRNELDAVIAAAKASGKGGDPVIRQRIAAAEIGLRLMRYGALRMLSNTDLSAIDGAALTYKIQWATWRRDLGELAMDVLGQAGELADASEYAWGALPNMYLFSRSDTIYGGTNQIQRNLIAERGLGLPREPRGQA; encoded by the coding sequence ATGAAACTGGGCTTTTCGGCTCAGGACGAGGCGTTCCGCGCCGAATGCGCCGGCTGGCTGCAGGCGCAGATGACCGGTCCCTTTGCCGATATCCGGGGCATTCCCAACCTGTGCGATGCCATCCCCCGGCGCAAGGAATGGGAACAGCAGCTTGCTGCCCACAAATGGTCGTGCATCGGTTGGCCCGTGCAGTGGGGCGGGCGTGACGCCACGCTGGCGCAGCAGGTGATCTTTGCCGAAGAATACGCCCGCGCAGGCGCGCCCAACCGCATCAACCACATCGGTGTGGAACTGGCCGGGCCGACTATCCTTGCCTTCGGCACCGAGGAGCAAAAGGCCCGCTATCTACCCGGCATCGCTGCGGGCACTCAGATCTGGTGTCAGGGCTATTCCGAACCCAATGCCGGGTCCGACCTTGCCAATGTGAAGACCAAGGCACGGCTTGAAGACGGGCAGTGGCCAAATGGACAATGGATCGTCAACGGCCAGAAGGTCTGGACCAGCCTGGCCCATTATTCCGACATGATCTTCGTCGTGGCGCGCAGCGAAGAAGGGTCGGTGGGGCCAAAGGGCCTGTCGTTCCTGCTGATGGACATGGACCAGCCGGGCATCGAGGTGCGCCCGATCCGCCAGATGAACGGCGAGGCAGAGTTCAACGAAACCTTCCTGACCGACGCACGCTGCGCTGCCGACGCGATGCTGGGCGCGCGGGGCGATGGCTGGAAAGTGGCGATGGCGCTGCTGGCGTTCGAACGCGGCGTTTCCACGTTGGGCCAGCAGATGCAGTTTCGCAACGAACTGGACGCGGTGATCGCAGCGGCGAAGGCCAGCGGCAAAGGCGGGGATCCGGTGATCCGCCAACGCATTGCCGCAGCGGAAATCGGACTGCGGCTGATGCGTTATGGCGCGCTGCGGATGCTCTCCAACACCGATCTTTCAGCCATTGATGGCGCAGCGCTGACCTACAAGATCCAGTGGGCCACCTGGCGGCGCGACCTTGGCGAACTGGCGATGGACGTGCTGGGGCAAGCAGGCGAACTGGCCGACGCCAGCGAATACGCATGGGGCGCGCTGCCCAACATGTATCTCTTCAGCCGATCCGACACGATTTACGGCGGCACCAACCAGATCCAGCGCAACCTGATCGCCGAACGCGGTCTAGGGCTACCGCGCGAACCACGAGGCCAAGCATGA
- a CDS encoding acyl-CoA dehydrogenase family protein has product MEFAFTEEQAMIAETARAFFAENATSERTRAAMAADGIDRDLWAAFCTELGLAGIGVPEEMGGVGLGMVEFALIAEAAGAQVAALPLLGNARAAHALVAGGTDAQRARWLPALVAGESIATSAWSNDAAAGDGTLTGTFRFAPHGGSADLLVLTTADKCWLVEANAPGVTVTAHVTMDQTRPLATITLNNAPAEPFADHAAALHALQVTGWLCLAAEALGGAQAALDLTVAYSKERVQFGRQIGSFQAYKHRLADMMIEIEQARSAVYWAACAVDEGSDEAGLALHSAKAFCADTFHMCAGNMIQLHGGIGFTWEHDAHLFFKRARSIGSMLGDSQWHREQIAGMVLGVAA; this is encoded by the coding sequence ATGGAATTTGCATTCACCGAAGAACAGGCGATGATCGCGGAAACCGCCCGCGCCTTTTTTGCCGAAAACGCCACCAGCGAACGCACGAGGGCGGCAATGGCTGCCGATGGCATCGACCGCGATCTGTGGGCTGCCTTCTGCACCGAACTCGGCCTTGCCGGAATAGGCGTGCCTGAAGAGATGGGCGGCGTCGGCCTTGGCATGGTGGAATTCGCACTGATTGCCGAAGCGGCGGGCGCCCAGGTTGCTGCGCTGCCCCTGCTGGGCAATGCCCGCGCGGCGCACGCGCTGGTGGCGGGCGGAACCGATGCCCAGCGCGCCCGCTGGTTGCCTGCGCTGGTGGCCGGGGAAAGCATCGCGACAAGTGCATGGTCCAATGACGCGGCGGCAGGCGACGGCACGCTGACCGGCACGTTCCGCTTTGCGCCGCACGGTGGCAGCGCTGATCTATTGGTGCTGACGACCGCGGATAAATGCTGGCTGGTTGAGGCTAATGCGCCGGGCGTGACGGTGACTGCGCATGTCACGATGGACCAGACCCGCCCGCTTGCCACGATCACGCTGAACAACGCGCCTGCCGAACCGTTCGCCGATCATGCCGCCGCGCTTCATGCGCTGCAGGTTACGGGCTGGCTATGCCTTGCGGCCGAGGCGCTGGGCGGGGCGCAGGCCGCGCTTGACCTGACAGTAGCCTATTCCAAGGAGCGCGTGCAGTTCGGGCGGCAGATCGGATCGTTTCAGGCCTACAAGCACCGTCTGGCCGACATGATGATCGAGATCGAACAGGCGCGTTCGGCGGTTTACTGGGCTGCCTGCGCAGTGGACGAAGGCAGCGACGAAGCCGGGCTGGCGCTTCATTCGGCCAAGGCGTTCTGTGCCGATACCTTCCATATGTGCGCGGGCAACATGATCCAGCTTCACGGCGGCATCGGCTTTACGTGGGAGCATGACGCCCACCTGTTCTTCAAGCGGGCGCGGTCGATCGGATCGATGCTGGGCGACAGCCAGTGGCACCGCGAACAGATTGCCGGGATGGTGCTGGGAGTGGCCGCATGA
- a CDS encoding SDR family oxidoreductase, with protein MGICENRTVIITGAAGGLGRAYALAFGAEGANVVVNDIGTSLGGDGRDTSAADAVVAEIVAAGGKAIANYEDITDWDAAGRIVEAALAAFGDLHVVVNNAGIVRDRMFVSATVEEWDATMHVHLRGHFCIARHAVNYWRAKQKDGRDPDARIINTSSGAGLQGSIAQAAYSTAKGGIASLTLVQAAELGRYGINANALAPSARTRMTEGAFADKMKAVDDGFDVMDPANVAPAVVWLGSSASAHVSGCVFELEGGKIMLEDGWREGPFVDQQARWEPGAVGAAVDRLLAERVPPRKVWGTA; from the coding sequence TTGGGCATTTGCGAAAATCGCACCGTCATCATTACCGGCGCCGCTGGCGGGCTTGGCCGCGCCTATGCGCTGGCGTTCGGTGCGGAAGGCGCGAACGTGGTGGTGAACGATATCGGCACGTCGCTGGGCGGTGATGGACGCGATACCAGTGCGGCTGACGCTGTTGTGGCAGAGATCGTCGCGGCAGGCGGCAAGGCTATCGCCAATTACGAGGATATCACCGATTGGGATGCGGCAGGGCGCATCGTAGAGGCCGCTCTGGCCGCGTTCGGTGACCTGCATGTCGTGGTCAACAACGCCGGCATCGTGCGTGACCGCATGTTCGTTTCGGCCACGGTCGAAGAGTGGGATGCCACCATGCACGTCCACTTGCGCGGCCACTTCTGCATCGCGCGCCACGCGGTCAATTACTGGCGGGCCAAGCAGAAGGACGGGCGAGATCCTGATGCGCGCATCATCAACACGTCATCAGGTGCGGGGCTGCAAGGCTCCATCGCGCAGGCCGCCTATTCCACCGCCAAGGGCGGCATCGCATCGCTGACGCTGGTGCAGGCGGCCGAACTGGGACGCTATGGCATTAACGCCAACGCGCTGGCGCCATCGGCCCGCACGCGGATGACCGAAGGGGCCTTTGCCGACAAGATGAAGGCGGTGGACGATGGGTTCGATGTGATGGACCCGGCCAACGTGGCCCCAGCCGTGGTCTGGCTGGGCAGCAGCGCCAGCGCCCACGTTTCAGGATGCGTGTTCGAACTGGAAGGCGGCAAAATCATGCTGGAAGACGGGTGGCGTGAAGGGCCGTTCGTCGATCAGCAGGCCCGCTGGGAACCGGGCGCTGTGGGCGCGGCAGTGGACCGCCTGCTGGCCGAACGGGTGCCGCCGCGCAAGGTCTGGGGCACCGCCTGA
- a CDS encoding nuclear transport factor 2 family protein, with amino-acid sequence MGAATAITNLLYRYAELMDAGELEQVAALFSHARVMLGGGHVVEGAAPMLAQWQAFVRIYPCGTPRTRHVITNPIVEVDEEAGTATCRSVYTVFQQTPDLPLQAIASGRYHDSFARVDGAWRFATRDYSMLDFTGDLSQHLLLAVG; translated from the coding sequence ATGGGTGCCGCCACCGCCATAACCAACCTGCTCTATCGCTACGCCGAACTGATGGACGCGGGCGAGCTTGAACAGGTGGCCGCGCTGTTTTCGCACGCGCGGGTCATGCTGGGCGGCGGGCACGTTGTCGAAGGCGCAGCGCCGATGCTGGCGCAGTGGCAGGCGTTCGTGCGGATTTACCCTTGCGGCACACCGCGCACGCGCCACGTCATTACCAACCCCATCGTCGAGGTAGACGAGGAAGCGGGCACAGCAACCTGCCGCTCGGTCTATACCGTGTTCCAGCAGACGCCCGACCTGCCGCTGCAAGCCATAGCGTCGGGCCGCTATCACGACAGTTTCGCGCGCGTTGACGGGGCATGGCGCTTTGCCACGCGCGATTATTCGATGCTCGATTTTACCGGCGACCTTTCGCAGCACCTGCTGCTGGCCGTCGGCTGA